The Caldalkalibacillus salinus genome has a segment encoding these proteins:
- the speD gene encoding adenosylmethionine decarboxylase → MEYSTFGRHVAIDTWGVDFHLLNDAEALQHHMIEAAEVCGATVLSVQAKQFEPQGATVLVLLSESHISIHTYPEKGFAALDCYTCGETVDPEAAINYMVQALSPSQVYARKLIRGTGDLEVVDSDLTKNNGYKEGNLVK, encoded by the coding sequence ATGGAATATTCAACTTTCGGGAGACATGTTGCAATTGATACTTGGGGTGTAGATTTTCATTTGTTGAACGACGCTGAAGCACTTCAACACCACATGATTGAAGCGGCTGAGGTTTGTGGCGCAACCGTACTGTCTGTTCAAGCAAAGCAGTTCGAGCCACAAGGCGCAACCGTTTTAGTTTTATTATCAGAAAGTCATATTTCCATCCACACTTATCCTGAGAAAGGATTTGCTGCGCTAGATTGTTACACTTGCGGGGAAACTGTTGACCCTGAGGCTGCAATTAACTACATGGTGCAAGCACTAAGTCCAAGTCAAGTTTACGCTCGTAAACTTATTCGTGGTACTGGTGACTTAGAAGTCGTTGATTCTGATCTCACTAAGAACAACGGATATAAGGAAGGAAATTTAGTCAAATAA
- a CDS encoding 4-hydroxy-3-methylbut-2-enyl diphosphate reductase, translated as MEVIKISPRGYCYGVVDAMVLAKQAAANLDLPRPIYILGMIVHNKHVTDAFEEEGIITLDGPNRLDILNQVEKGTVIFTAHGVSPQVRALAKDKGLTVVDATCPDVTKTHDLIRDKVSEGYQIVYVGKKGHPEPEGAVGVEPQDVFLVETEEDVDALDVKASRILVTNQTTMSQWDVAQIMNRVLSKYPQAEIHNEICLATQVRQEAVAEQAKQADLTIVVGDPKSNNSNRLAQVSKEIAGTPAYRVADVLEIKHEWLDGVHKVAVTSGASTPTQVTKEVIKYLEDFEHNDPSTWDPRRTLDLKRILPKVKQKNA; from the coding sequence ATGGAGGTCATTAAAATCTCTCCCCGTGGATACTGCTACGGCGTTGTAGATGCCATGGTGCTAGCCAAACAAGCAGCAGCAAACCTTGATCTACCTCGCCCGATCTATATCTTGGGCATGATTGTTCATAATAAGCATGTCACTGACGCGTTTGAAGAAGAAGGCATTATAACACTAGATGGACCCAATCGTTTAGATATATTAAACCAAGTCGAAAAAGGGACGGTCATATTTACCGCTCACGGTGTCTCTCCCCAAGTGAGGGCACTCGCTAAGGATAAAGGCCTCACGGTAGTGGATGCCACTTGCCCAGACGTGACAAAGACCCATGACCTTATCCGAGACAAGGTATCAGAAGGATATCAGATCGTTTACGTAGGTAAGAAAGGACACCCCGAACCGGAAGGCGCTGTTGGTGTGGAGCCACAAGATGTCTTCTTAGTTGAAACGGAAGAAGATGTCGATGCGCTAGATGTAAAAGCGTCACGCATTCTTGTCACGAATCAAACGACTATGAGCCAGTGGGACGTGGCTCAAATCATGAACAGGGTACTAAGTAAATATCCACAAGCTGAGATACACAATGAAATATGCCTAGCCACACAGGTTAGACAAGAAGCAGTTGCCGAACAAGCGAAACAAGCCGATCTCACTATTGTGGTTGGTGATCCTAAGAGTAACAATTCTAACCGACTAGCACAAGTCTCTAAAGAGATTGCTGGAACACCTGCTTATCGCGTAGCTGACGTCTTAGAAATCAAGCATGAATGGCTTGATGGCGTACACAAAGTGGCCGTCACTTCAGGGGCATCTACCCCTACGCAAGTCACTAAAGAGGTGATCAAGTATCTCGAGGATTTTGAGCATAACGATCCATCGACTTGGGACCCAAGACGGACATTAGACTTGAAGCGCATCCTACCAAAAGTGAAGCAAAAAAATGCATAA
- a CDS encoding MATE family efflux transporter yields MKTVESRTSWDEEDIQALETGGPQAIRKRILHLAGPSLTEMVLINFVQMINMIMVGRVGAEAVAAVGLTNQPVFFALAAFMALNVGTTAIVARAMGSGQYDQANQAAQQTLTLNIILSLVIAFIGFYYAEDILIFMGAEPEVLLDGVGYAKIIFLSLGFITLSMGLTAVLRGAGDTVTPMRINVTSNILLILIGFPLIYGHVGFPELGVIGAAIATSIARFVAAVWVLYVLFSGKFVIKLSLQRLFSFDRAMIRRIVRIGLPAAGEQFALRGGQIIFARIVAGLGTATFAANQICFSILGLTFMPGMAFATAATTLVGQGLGAKKPELAEKFGWETRKIGMVISGVIGGCFILFAPYIMMLYTNEVDVIEQGAIALRVIGAVQVAQSTQFILAGALRGAGDTKFPLYAMFIGVWGFRVALCLLFVLVLNWGILGAWLAVAVDQIVRSFIIYYRYKGGKWKEMIV; encoded by the coding sequence ATGAAGACAGTGGAGAGTAGAACGAGTTGGGATGAGGAAGATATTCAAGCACTTGAGACAGGTGGACCACAAGCGATACGAAAAAGAATTTTACACTTAGCAGGACCATCCCTAACGGAAATGGTACTGATCAACTTTGTGCAAATGATTAATATGATCATGGTCGGTAGAGTGGGCGCTGAAGCTGTGGCTGCCGTTGGCTTAACAAACCAACCCGTTTTCTTCGCTTTAGCTGCTTTTATGGCCCTGAATGTAGGGACAACCGCCATCGTTGCACGAGCGATGGGCTCCGGTCAATATGATCAAGCGAATCAAGCGGCACAACAAACCTTGACGTTGAATATTATTCTATCCCTTGTGATTGCATTCATTGGCTTTTATTATGCTGAGGACATCCTTATTTTTATGGGGGCGGAACCAGAGGTTCTACTGGACGGTGTCGGTTATGCCAAGATTATTTTCCTATCCTTAGGGTTTATCACACTTTCTATGGGTTTAACAGCCGTATTACGTGGGGCTGGAGACACAGTGACCCCAATGAGAATCAACGTGACGTCCAATATCCTTCTTATACTGATCGGCTTTCCTTTAATTTATGGACATGTAGGTTTTCCGGAGTTAGGCGTTATAGGCGCCGCTATAGCGACCTCAATCGCCAGGTTCGTGGCTGCTGTATGGGTTCTGTATGTCTTATTTAGTGGTAAATTTGTGATCAAACTTTCATTGCAGCGCTTATTTTCTTTTGATAGAGCCATGATTAGGAGAATCGTTCGGATTGGTTTGCCCGCCGCGGGGGAACAATTTGCACTTCGTGGGGGACAAATCATCTTTGCACGTATCGTCGCAGGTCTAGGAACTGCAACGTTTGCTGCAAATCAAATATGCTTTAGTATACTCGGTTTGACGTTTATGCCCGGTATGGCTTTTGCCACGGCTGCGACCACATTAGTTGGGCAAGGACTAGGGGCGAAGAAACCAGAATTAGCAGAAAAATTCGGATGGGAAACGAGAAAGATTGGCATGGTCATATCCGGTGTGATCGGGGGTTGTTTTATCCTATTTGCCCCTTATATTATGATGCTATATACCAATGAAGTGGACGTGATTGAACAGGGGGCTATTGCGCTACGTGTGATTGGTGCCGTACAAGTGGCCCAGTCTACCCAATTCATATTAGCGGGCGCCTTGCGTGGTGCGGGAGATACAAAGTTTCCTTTATATGCTATGTTTATTGGCGTTTGGGGCTTTAGAGTCGCGTTATGTTTATTATTCGTGCTCGTGTTGAACTGGGGCATACTAGGGGCATGGTTAGCGGTAGCCGTTGATCAGATTGTACGTTCCTTCATTATCTACTACCGTTATAAAGGCGGTAAATGGAAAGAGATGATTGTGTAA
- a CDS encoding Nif3-like dinuclear metal center hexameric protein — protein sequence MVHAQTIIQWFEQFCPKHLAEDWDNVGLQVGSLQKKVSKVLVTLDVTREVAEEAIDEGAELIIAHHPIIFRPLKHLRTDDEAGQILKKLIQHDITVYIAHTNLDITAGGVNDWLAESLALEETEVLSPTYHEQLKKLVVFVPVDHEQAVRQALGDAGAGHIGEYSHCSFRAEGTGAFLPLEGANPFIGEQGKVEEVHEVKVETIIPASLQSKVVRAMLKAHPYEEAAYDIYPLDLKGETYGLGRVGQLTEEMTLEAFSHYVKDRLDVPQARIIGDKARMVKKIAILGGSGSKFIKKAAFKGADVFVTGDVDFHSAHDALMNNVAVVDPGHHIEKVMKQGVQNVLEQAAQQHKAELTVLRSQVNTEPFQFI from the coding sequence ATGGTTCACGCTCAGACGATCATCCAATGGTTTGAACAGTTTTGCCCTAAGCATTTGGCCGAGGATTGGGATAACGTTGGTCTGCAAGTGGGAAGCCTACAAAAAAAGGTGTCCAAAGTTTTAGTCACCTTAGATGTCACGCGCGAGGTTGCGGAAGAAGCCATAGATGAGGGAGCAGAGTTGATTATTGCCCATCACCCTATCATCTTTCGCCCTCTCAAACACTTACGCACGGACGATGAGGCTGGTCAAATCCTTAAGAAGTTGATACAGCACGATATCACTGTATACATAGCCCATACTAATTTAGATATTACAGCAGGGGGTGTGAATGACTGGTTGGCGGAAAGCTTGGCCTTGGAAGAGACAGAAGTCTTATCCCCTACCTACCATGAACAACTGAAAAAACTTGTCGTGTTTGTTCCGGTCGACCATGAACAGGCCGTCAGGCAAGCACTAGGTGACGCTGGTGCTGGCCACATTGGAGAATATAGTCATTGCTCGTTCAGAGCCGAAGGCACAGGCGCCTTCTTACCGTTAGAAGGTGCCAATCCTTTCATAGGGGAACAAGGCAAGGTAGAGGAAGTTCATGAAGTCAAAGTGGAGACGATTATACCAGCATCACTTCAATCAAAAGTCGTGCGGGCTATGTTAAAGGCCCACCCATATGAAGAAGCTGCTTATGATATTTATCCTCTGGACTTAAAAGGGGAGACCTATGGTTTAGGTCGAGTAGGCCAACTAACAGAAGAAATGACGTTAGAAGCGTTTAGCCATTATGTCAAAGACCGTTTAGACGTACCTCAAGCGCGAATCATAGGAGATAAAGCACGTATGGTGAAGAAAATAGCGATTTTAGGAGGAAGCGGTAGTAAATTCATTAAAAAAGCGGCTTTCAAAGGCGCAGACGTCTTCGTTACAGGAGATGTGGACTTTCATAGTGCTCATGATGCATTGATGAACAATGTGGCTGTTGTAGACCCTGGGCACCACATAGAAAAAGTGATGAAGCAAGGGGTACAAAATGTGCTCGAACAGGCAGCGCAACAGCACAAAGCTGAGCTGACTGTGTTACGTTCGCAAGTCAACACAGAGCCGTTCCAGTTTATTTAA
- a CDS encoding tRNA (adenine(22)-N(1))-methyltransferase, whose amino-acid sequence MNEHQLSKRLMQVAEYVPHGSRMADIGSDHAYLPIFLVLNGKISFAIAGEVNDGPYESAKAQVDRLGLQGVVDVRKGDGLAVIDAEEVDVICIAGMGGALIRQILSEQSSKLNQVKRLILQPNVASHILREWCLENGWELKDERMVAEDDKYYEVLIADRGTPSVPYEQLPEAWRLHALTMGPFLLRHPNQAFIDKWTYELNKRKKILESLDNGVGPDVEEKKKLIETEMAMIQEGLKYGSRSDDHPMV is encoded by the coding sequence ATGAACGAACATCAGTTATCAAAACGTTTAATGCAGGTTGCTGAATACGTGCCTCATGGAAGTAGAATGGCAGATATCGGTTCAGATCATGCTTATCTTCCTATCTTTTTAGTACTGAATGGAAAAATAAGTTTCGCAATTGCTGGTGAAGTCAACGATGGTCCTTATGAATCAGCGAAGGCACAAGTAGATCGCTTGGGATTGCAAGGTGTTGTTGATGTACGCAAAGGTGACGGGTTAGCAGTGATAGATGCAGAAGAAGTAGACGTCATATGTATCGCAGGCATGGGAGGCGCCCTCATTCGTCAAATTCTTAGCGAACAGTCTTCGAAATTAAATCAGGTTAAGCGACTCATTTTACAACCGAACGTGGCCAGTCATATTCTTAGAGAATGGTGCCTGGAGAACGGATGGGAGTTAAAAGATGAACGTATGGTAGCAGAAGATGATAAGTACTACGAGGTGCTGATTGCAGATAGAGGGACCCCCTCAGTGCCATACGAGCAGCTGCCTGAAGCATGGAGACTGCACGCGCTAACGATGGGGCCCTTTCTTCTACGCCATCCCAATCAAGCCTTCATAGACAAATGGACGTATGAATTAAATAAACGTAAAAAAATCCTTGAATCTCTAGACAATGGCGTCGGGCCTGACGTTGAAGAGAAAAAAAAGTTAATTGAAACTGAAATGGCAATGATACAGGAGGGATTAAAGTATGGTTCACGCTCAGACGATCATCCAATGGTTTGA
- a CDS encoding c-type cytochrome, with protein sequence MNPIKVFLSIFTAGIALTLVLGIVGFKEGEELAGPSTAETHPDFMQSCINCHGADLRGTGQSPNLRHLDLTEEEILDVVTNGVGAMPGGQAAGHEEEVVEYLQSIQDE encoded by the coding sequence ATGAATCCAATTAAAGTGTTTTTATCTATTTTTACTGCTGGGATTGCTTTAACTTTAGTCCTTGGGATTGTTGGGTTCAAAGAGGGAGAGGAACTTGCTGGGCCGAGCACAGCAGAGACCCATCCTGATTTTATGCAAAGCTGTATAAATTGTCACGGGGCTGATCTACGTGGAACAGGACAGAGCCCAAATTTACGTCACTTGGATTTAACGGAGGAAGAGATTCTAGATGTGGTCACCAATGGCGTTGGAGCAATGCCGGGTGGGCAGGCTGCAGGTCATGAAGAAGAAGTTGTTGAATACTTACAATCTATCCAAGATGAATAA
- a CDS encoding acyl-CoA dehydrogenase family protein: protein MQFELTQDQRMVQKMIREFAEEEVAPGAEQRDKTKTFPREIFRKLGDLGLLGLPFPEEYGGGGADTISFSIVVEELSRACGSTGITYSAHVSLGGAPLHLFGTENQKQQYLTPLCTGEYLGAFGLTEPNAGSDAGGTRTYAKKEGSEWVINGSKCYITNASYANNLALTAISGESNGQKEISAFIAPTDAPGFKVLDQYEKMGLHASNTTELVLEDVRVPEENMLGKQGEGFKQFLITLDGGRIGIGAMAVGIAQAAYEAALQYAQERQQFGRSISKFQAIQHKLADMAMNIELARMMVYKAAWLKDQNKRFTKEASMAKLFASEICMRACDQAVQIHGGYGYMRDYHVERYFRDAKLLEIGEGTSEIQRNVIAREIGC, encoded by the coding sequence ATGCAGTTCGAACTTACACAAGATCAAAGAATGGTACAGAAGATGATTCGAGAATTTGCCGAAGAAGAGGTTGCTCCGGGGGCAGAACAAAGAGATAAGACGAAGACATTTCCACGTGAGATTTTCCGGAAACTCGGTGATCTCGGTCTACTCGGGTTACCTTTCCCTGAAGAATATGGTGGTGGAGGCGCAGATACCATTAGTTTTTCAATTGTTGTAGAAGAGTTAAGCCGCGCATGTGGATCGACTGGTATTACCTATTCCGCACACGTATCTTTAGGCGGGGCACCTCTTCACTTGTTTGGTACTGAGAATCAAAAACAGCAGTATCTGACGCCTTTATGCACGGGAGAATACCTAGGTGCTTTTGGTTTAACAGAACCGAACGCTGGCTCAGATGCAGGGGGTACAAGAACATACGCAAAGAAAGAAGGATCTGAATGGGTCATCAACGGTAGCAAATGTTATATCACAAATGCAAGCTACGCCAATAACCTTGCACTCACAGCTATATCGGGTGAGTCAAATGGGCAAAAAGAGATATCCGCCTTTATTGCACCGACAGATGCACCAGGGTTCAAAGTATTGGATCAGTATGAAAAAATGGGGTTACACGCATCAAACACGACAGAGCTTGTCCTTGAAGATGTTCGCGTTCCCGAAGAGAATATGTTAGGCAAGCAGGGGGAAGGATTCAAACAGTTTCTCATAACATTAGACGGTGGACGTATCGGTATAGGTGCCATGGCTGTAGGTATCGCTCAAGCCGCTTATGAGGCTGCGTTACAATATGCCCAAGAGCGACAGCAGTTTGGCAGATCCATCTCCAAGTTTCAAGCCATTCAACACAAACTAGCGGATATGGCCATGAATATAGAATTGGCTCGTATGATGGTATACAAGGCGGCATGGCTAAAGGATCAAAATAAAAGGTTTACGAAGGAAGCATCAATGGCCAAATTGTTTGCCTCTGAGATTTGTATGAGGGCTTGTGACCAAGCGGTGCAAATTCATGGTGGTTATGGTTATATGAGGGATTATCATGTGGAAAGATACTTTAGAGATGCAAAATTACTTGAAATAGGAGAAGGCACATCTGAAATACAACGCAATGTTATCGCTCGTGAAATAGGCTGTTAA
- a CDS encoding YkuS family protein, translating into MHHRVAVENSLGNVKNILQQNGYEVVNLEANQSPECECYCISGQDQNVMGMQDATTQASVINCAGLSEEQVLQEVQQRLEAQS; encoded by the coding sequence ATGCATCATCGTGTAGCGGTTGAGAATAGTTTAGGAAACGTTAAAAACATTCTACAACAGAACGGGTATGAAGTGGTTAATTTAGAGGCTAATCAATCTCCAGAATGCGAATGCTATTGTATTTCTGGACAAGATCAAAATGTGATGGGTATGCAGGATGCTACGACACAGGCGTCAGTCATTAACTGCGCTGGCCTTTCAGAGGAGCAAGTTTTACAGGAAGTGCAACAAAGACTAGAAGCACAATCATAA
- the rpoD gene encoding RNA polymerase sigma factor RpoD, with the protein MADQQTRHQDPELTLEQVKDQLMEIGKKRGVLTYKEIIDKLSVFDQDADQIDEYYEYLNEQGIEVINESEDEDDMQLPVTDEEADAFKMDDLSVPPGIKINDPVRMYLKEIGRVPLLSADEEIELAKRIEEGDEESKRRLAEANLRLVVSIAKRYVGRGMLFLDLIQEGNMGLIKAVEKFDYRKGYKFSTYATWWIRQAITRAIADQARTIRIPVHMVETINKLIRVQRQLLQELGREPSPEEVAEEMDFSPDKVREILKIAQEPVSLETPIGEEDDSHLGDFIEDQDALAPSDAAAYELLKEQLEDVLDTLTDREENVLRLRFGLDDGRTRTLEEVGKVFGVTRERIRQIEAKALRKLRHPSRSKRLKDFLE; encoded by the coding sequence ATGGCTGATCAACAAACGCGTCACCAAGATCCAGAGCTTACTTTAGAACAAGTGAAGGATCAACTCATGGAAATCGGTAAGAAACGTGGTGTTTTGACGTATAAAGAAATTATCGATAAATTGTCTGTATTTGATCAAGATGCAGATCAAATAGATGAATATTATGAATATCTCAATGAACAAGGTATTGAAGTCATCAATGAGTCTGAAGACGAAGACGATATGCAACTTCCAGTAACGGATGAAGAAGCAGACGCCTTTAAAATGGATGACCTTTCAGTACCACCGGGAATCAAAATTAACGACCCCGTTCGTATGTACCTCAAAGAAATAGGAAGGGTCCCACTTCTCTCCGCTGATGAAGAGATAGAACTCGCGAAGCGTATTGAAGAAGGCGATGAGGAATCTAAGCGTCGACTAGCTGAGGCCAACCTACGACTTGTCGTCAGCATCGCAAAACGTTATGTAGGAAGAGGGATGTTATTCCTTGACCTCATCCAAGAAGGTAACATGGGTCTCATTAAAGCGGTTGAGAAGTTCGATTACCGAAAAGGCTATAAGTTCAGTACTTATGCCACTTGGTGGATACGTCAAGCAATCACACGTGCCATTGCCGACCAAGCAAGGACCATCCGTATTCCAGTTCATATGGTTGAAACCATTAATAAGTTAATTAGAGTACAGAGACAGTTACTACAAGAACTTGGTCGTGAGCCTTCACCAGAAGAAGTGGCTGAAGAAATGGATTTCTCTCCAGATAAGGTGAGAGAAATACTCAAGATTGCACAAGAACCCGTATCCTTAGAAACACCGATTGGTGAAGAGGATGATTCACACTTGGGTGATTTTATCGAAGACCAAGACGCATTAGCACCTTCAGATGCTGCTGCTTATGAACTGCTAAAAGAACAACTTGAAGACGTCTTAGATACACTCACTGATCGTGAAGAGAATGTATTACGATTACGTTTTGGGCTAGATGACGGACGTACGCGCACCTTAGAAGAGGTAGGTAAGGTCTTCGGTGTCACAAGAGAAAGAATCCGTCAAATCGAAGCCAAAGCGCTTAGGAAGTTACGTCATCCTAGCAGAAGCAAACGTCTAAAAGATTTCTTAGAATAA
- the dnaG gene encoding DNA primase, producing the protein MSKPITEETISHITGKVDIVDIIGEYVHLKKSGRNYLGLCPFHNEKTPSFSVSHEKQFYHCFGCGAGGNVFSFLMEMEGYTFPQAVRSLGEKTGVSVHLDPNQEGRLKQRNIEKENMQKAHHLAAQLFHHMLMERKEGAPARKYLQDRGFKLETLTEFEIGFAPDSWDFLTNFLDKRQYPLDLMEKAGLLAKGDGHRYFDRFRNRVMFPIKDAQGQVIAFGGRTLGEDQPKYLNSPETPLFHKSQLLFNFHRARPDIRQNQTTILYEGFIDVISSWQAGVTNATAPLGTSISEDQARVIKRNSEKVILCFDGDQAGINAMTRAHDVLEKQGCLIKVAALPDGVDPDDYIQSHGAVTFQKNVLQQAKSHTAFRLDALRKGRNLQDDEERMAYVQEALDLISRLNRAVERDHYLRQIAQEFSLSLDALKQEQYQIFRTQKSKENRDKASDKWNNSRNNGKHLVAKQMFPAYHNAERHLLAHMLQSAEVAHNVREEVGSDFNIDEHSALAAYLYAFYAEGHEPDIQMFLSKLEDPELIQLATQLSILSIEPDPSDQVIRDYIKEILTYPFHLRLKEKEDFKRRLERQGDILQAAYVAKEIMEMQARMKQDKNSSHVSFIDR; encoded by the coding sequence ATGAGTAAACCAATAACCGAAGAAACAATTTCCCATATCACTGGTAAGGTTGATATTGTAGACATTATTGGTGAATATGTACATCTCAAAAAAAGTGGAAGAAATTATTTAGGGCTGTGCCCATTTCACAATGAAAAGACGCCTTCTTTTTCAGTTTCTCATGAAAAACAATTTTATCATTGTTTCGGATGTGGGGCAGGTGGTAATGTCTTCTCTTTTCTTATGGAAATGGAAGGTTACACATTCCCGCAAGCTGTGCGCTCTCTCGGAGAAAAAACGGGTGTTTCCGTTCATTTAGACCCGAATCAGGAAGGGCGTCTCAAACAGAGAAACATAGAAAAAGAGAACATGCAAAAGGCGCATCATCTCGCAGCACAGCTGTTTCACCATATGTTAATGGAAAGAAAAGAAGGAGCACCAGCGAGAAAGTATCTCCAGGATAGAGGTTTTAAGCTGGAGACTTTAACTGAGTTTGAAATTGGCTTTGCTCCAGATTCTTGGGATTTCCTCACAAACTTTTTAGACAAACGTCAGTATCCTTTAGATTTGATGGAGAAAGCAGGTTTATTAGCGAAGGGGGATGGTCATCGTTATTTTGATCGCTTCCGTAATCGTGTGATGTTTCCGATTAAGGATGCACAGGGTCAAGTGATCGCTTTTGGTGGTCGTACTTTGGGAGAAGACCAACCAAAATATCTCAATTCACCAGAGACACCGCTATTTCATAAAAGCCAATTGCTCTTTAACTTTCACAGAGCAAGGCCTGATATCAGGCAGAATCAAACAACGATTCTATATGAAGGTTTTATTGATGTGATATCTTCATGGCAGGCGGGTGTGACGAATGCAACAGCGCCTTTAGGAACGTCAATTTCTGAGGATCAAGCACGGGTGATCAAACGTAATAGTGAAAAAGTCATCCTCTGTTTTGATGGTGATCAAGCGGGTATTAACGCGATGACACGTGCACATGATGTATTAGAAAAACAGGGATGCTTGATAAAGGTTGCAGCATTACCTGATGGTGTTGATCCAGATGACTACATTCAATCGCACGGGGCTGTGACATTTCAAAAAAATGTACTTCAACAAGCGAAGTCACATACGGCGTTTCGCCTAGATGCACTCCGTAAAGGACGTAACTTACAAGATGACGAAGAGCGTATGGCTTACGTCCAGGAAGCACTCGATCTTATCAGCCGATTGAACAGGGCGGTCGAAAGAGATCATTATCTGAGACAAATAGCCCAGGAATTTTCTTTATCTCTAGATGCTCTTAAACAGGAGCAGTATCAGATCTTTAGAACACAAAAAAGCAAAGAGAACAGGGATAAAGCAAGCGATAAGTGGAATAATAGTAGAAATAATGGCAAACATTTGGTCGCAAAACAAATGTTTCCTGCCTACCATAATGCAGAACGTCATTTACTTGCTCATATGCTTCAGAGTGCTGAAGTTGCTCATAATGTGCGTGAGGAAGTAGGCAGCGACTTTAACATAGATGAACACAGTGCTTTAGCTGCTTACCTGTATGCATTCTATGCAGAAGGTCATGAGCCGGATATACAAATGTTTCTCTCAAAGCTTGAAGACCCTGAACTGATTCAACTCGCAACGCAATTATCTATATTATCCATTGAACCTGATCCATCAGACCAGGTCATCAGAGATTATATTAAAGAAATTCTTACGTATCCATTTCATCTACGTTTAAAGGAGAAGGAGGATTTCAAGAGAAGACTCGAACGTCAGGGAGATATCTTACAAGCAGCTTATGTGGCCAAAGAAATCATGGAAATGCAGGCTAGGATGAAGCAAGATAAAAATAGTTCACACGTATCATTCATTGATAGATAG